In Pseudomonadota bacterium, a genomic segment contains:
- a CDS encoding sugar phosphate isomerase/epimerase family protein, translating to MADAARTSLNTITTHRQWNLTQAVEGCLRHELKGITPWCFQLKEMGSKQAIKLLRDSGLTVTGLCGAGMLTGADQATRRALLDAHYLAIDHAAEMGASCLVLVVGGLPDGSKDLAGARRQVRDALGQLLPRARAAGVALALEPLHPMYAATTACVNSLSQANDLCDELGDGLGIALDAYHVWWDPQLAQEIQRAGASDRLLAFHVCDWLENTRDLAFDRGMMGDGVIDLKQLRSWMERAGYQGCYEVEIFSDKDWWQRDGDEVLSVMKSRIADSL from the coding sequence ATGGCTGACGCAGCCCGGACCTCGCTCAACACCATCACAACGCACCGGCAGTGGAACCTCACACAGGCCGTTGAAGGCTGTCTTCGCCACGAACTGAAAGGGATTACCCCCTGGTGCTTCCAGTTAAAAGAAATGGGCAGCAAGCAGGCCATTAAGCTGCTGAGGGATTCCGGGCTCACTGTCACAGGCCTCTGCGGCGCCGGCATGCTAACCGGCGCCGATCAGGCCACCCGCCGGGCATTGCTGGACGCGCACTACCTGGCGATCGATCACGCTGCGGAGATGGGCGCTTCCTGCCTAGTGCTAGTGGTCGGGGGCCTGCCGGACGGCTCCAAAGACCTGGCCGGCGCCCGTCGGCAGGTGCGCGATGCGCTCGGCCAGCTGCTGCCACGCGCCCGGGCCGCCGGCGTTGCCCTCGCGCTAGAGCCGCTGCACCCGATGTACGCGGCCACTACGGCCTGCGTTAATTCCCTGAGCCAGGCGAACGACCTGTGCGACGAGCTGGGTGACGGCCTCGGCATTGCGCTGGACGCCTATCACGTGTGGTGGGACCCACAGCTTGCGCAGGAAATCCAGCGAGCGGGCGCCTCAGACCGGCTGCTCGCCTTTCACGTGTGCGACTGGCTGGAAAACACGCGTGACCTCGCTTTCGACCGCGGCATGATGGGGGACGGCGTGATCGACCTAAAACAGCTTCGGAGCTGGATGGAGCGAGCCGGCTACCAGGGTTGCTACGAGGTGGAAATCTTTTCGGACAAGGACTGGTGGCAGCGCGACGGTGACGAAGTGCTGTCCGTTATGAAAAGTCGCATCGCAGATTCCCTGTAA
- a CDS encoding nitrilase-related carbon-nitrogen hydrolase: MAKINKSRRSLLGGLGAAGVAGMAAGTAAQAQPDGPDWSDIRVAQNGRYETVPLRQQSINVSAIQSRVRSVDIRNLKKTLSANLDHVVKLINYAQGAPEEWGGERRWGSKQDLICMHEFPIQGFQPWTRKELNRVAFELPGPETEIIGERAKKFGCYIAFGCYAKDKDWPGHVINMSVIVGPDGNIVSKQWKARNILGLFGAGALIGTTVYNVLDRYVEMYGWDATLPIARTDIGNIAMTAVGIEPMIYQCLALKGAEILIMSVTGGSNASSATEAARTNRIYTVGVGNAVSPDNIGFMDAAGAREEGTVIIDPRGTVVGKTSNANEDTARARIPIGDFRETRRFREVPAALIAPVLMQYQPRFQPNAFLDELPETYEAAGDLVRKKMSS; encoded by the coding sequence ATGGCAAAAATCAACAAATCTCGACGAAGCCTGCTTGGAGGATTGGGTGCCGCGGGTGTGGCCGGAATGGCTGCGGGCACAGCCGCGCAGGCGCAGCCGGACGGTCCGGACTGGTCTGATATTAGGGTGGCTCAAAACGGTCGTTACGAGACGGTGCCTCTGCGCCAGCAGTCCATTAACGTGTCGGCGATTCAGTCGCGGGTCCGGTCGGTCGACATCCGCAACCTGAAGAAGACCCTGTCTGCCAACCTGGACCACGTCGTCAAGCTGATCAACTATGCGCAGGGTGCGCCGGAAGAGTGGGGCGGTGAACGTCGCTGGGGCAGTAAGCAGGACCTCATCTGCATGCACGAGTTTCCGATCCAGGGATTCCAGCCGTGGACGCGTAAGGAGCTGAATCGGGTCGCCTTCGAACTGCCGGGGCCGGAGACCGAGATCATTGGCGAGCGGGCGAAGAAGTTTGGCTGCTACATCGCCTTCGGCTGCTACGCCAAAGACAAAGACTGGCCCGGGCACGTCATCAACATGTCAGTGATTGTGGGGCCCGACGGCAATATCGTGTCCAAGCAGTGGAAAGCGCGAAACATTCTCGGCCTCTTCGGCGCGGGTGCGCTGATCGGCACAACCGTCTACAACGTGTTAGATCGCTACGTTGAGATGTACGGCTGGGACGCCACTCTGCCGATCGCCCGCACCGATATCGGCAACATCGCGATGACGGCGGTGGGCATCGAGCCCATGATCTATCAATGCCTGGCGCTGAAGGGCGCGGAGATTTTGATTATGTCGGTGACCGGTGGCTCCAACGCCAGCTCCGCCACAGAGGCGGCGCGTACCAACCGCATCTATACCGTCGGTGTCGGCAACGCGGTATCGCCGGACAACATCGGCTTTATGGATGCCGCCGGCGCCCGGGAAGAGGGCACGGTAATCATCGACCCGCGAGGCACGGTGGTCGGCAAAACCAGCAACGCGAACGAAGACACGGCCCGCGCCCGGATTCCGATCGGGGACTTTCGCGAGACCCGCCGATTCCGAGAGGTACCGGCAGCGCTGATTGCGCCGGTGCTGATGCAGTATCAGCCGCGCTTCCAGCCCAACGCGTTTCTCGACGAGCTGCCCGAGACCTATGAGGCCGCCGGTGATCTGGTGCGAAAGAAGATGAGTAGCTAA
- a CDS encoding FAD-binding oxidoreductase: protein MRRRQFLQSSLAAALTSTLPLAHAKTSLKYVPTAVKGDIQAVTGDGSLITLKASDVQDFSNRLKSHLLLPHVDGYDKARLLLNPTFDKHPALIAQPTGVADVQSAVNFAREHQLLVAVKCGGHSASGKSTCDGGLQIDLSNFHGVRVDPKARTARVDGGSLLGELDHEAMAHGLVTTAGTVSHTGVGGLTLGGGFGRLGRRFGMTIDNLLEMDVVTPDGQLRRAAPDENPDLYWALRGGGGNFGVVTSFLFGLHPMQREVVRARFSFPQPQAKQVLRFFGEYAEQIPDDMELSASMFSPPGGGPAAVTLSVVFSGEDVSRLDQLLAPIRKAGKTTREVVSKIDYVALQRSGDSDDPRANGSYQKSGFIGAIDSRMVDDLVDYFDPKPNRVTWFAFQQSGGAINRVSADATAFAHREASHNMLSMVAWKHGTDSDEHVQDSKQYWAKMEPYTRGFYSNDLFDESQQQVNANYRHNFPKLAKVKKAYDPENLFRLNANITPS, encoded by the coding sequence ATGCGACGCCGTCAATTTTTACAGTCATCACTCGCCGCGGCGCTGACCTCAACACTGCCGCTCGCCCACGCAAAAACCTCCCTCAAGTATGTGCCCACCGCGGTCAAGGGTGACATCCAGGCCGTCACGGGGGACGGCAGTCTGATTACGCTTAAAGCCAGCGACGTGCAGGACTTCAGCAATCGGCTGAAGAGTCATCTGTTGCTGCCGCATGTGGATGGCTATGACAAAGCTCGTCTGCTGCTCAACCCCACCTTCGACAAACACCCCGCGCTGATTGCCCAGCCAACTGGCGTTGCGGACGTGCAGAGCGCCGTTAATTTCGCCCGCGAGCACCAGCTGCTGGTCGCCGTGAAGTGCGGCGGACACAGCGCCTCCGGAAAGTCCACCTGCGACGGCGGGCTGCAGATTGATCTGTCCAACTTCCACGGCGTTCGCGTCGACCCGAAGGCGCGCACCGCACGGGTCGACGGCGGCAGCCTTCTCGGCGAGCTGGATCACGAAGCTATGGCCCACGGCCTGGTCACCACGGCGGGCACCGTCTCACATACGGGCGTCGGCGGCCTGACCCTAGGTGGTGGTTTCGGCCGACTCGGGCGCCGGTTCGGCATGACCATCGACAATCTGCTGGAGATGGACGTGGTCACACCCGACGGGCAGCTGCGCCGAGCCGCCCCGGATGAAAACCCCGACCTCTACTGGGCGCTGCGCGGCGGTGGCGGAAACTTCGGTGTGGTCACCTCGTTTCTCTTTGGCCTCCACCCGATGCAGCGGGAGGTTGTGCGGGCGCGCTTCTCTTTCCCGCAGCCTCAGGCAAAACAGGTCCTGCGCTTCTTTGGTGAGTACGCTGAGCAGATACCAGACGACATGGAACTCAGCGCCAGTATGTTCTCGCCGCCAGGGGGTGGGCCCGCCGCGGTGACGCTTAGCGTCGTTTTCAGTGGAGAAGACGTCAGCAGGCTTGATCAGCTGCTTGCACCAATCCGCAAAGCCGGCAAAACAACGCGGGAAGTCGTCTCGAAGATCGACTATGTGGCCCTGCAGCGCTCAGGAGACTCCGATGACCCCAGGGCCAATGGCTCCTACCAGAAATCTGGATTTATTGGTGCCATCGACAGCCGGATGGTTGACGACCTGGTGGACTACTTCGACCCGAAGCCTAACCGGGTTACCTGGTTTGCCTTTCAGCAGAGCGGCGGCGCAATCAATCGCGTCTCTGCCGACGCAACGGCATTTGCTCACCGAGAAGCCAGTCACAACATGCTGTCCATGGTGGCGTGGAAACACGGCACCGACTCCGACGAACACGTGCAGGATAGCAAGCAATACTGGGCCAAGATGGAGCCCTACACCCGCGGATTTTATTCCAACGACCTGTTTGACGAGTCACAGCAGCAGGTCAACGCCAACTATCGTCACAATTTCCCCAAACTGGCGAAGGTCAAGAAAGCCTACGACCCGGAAAATCTTTTTCGGCTCAACGCCAACATCACACCAAGCTGA
- a CDS encoding nitronate monooxygenase family protein, with protein MKTRITELLNIEHPIIQGGMHYVGFAELAAAVSNAGGLGIITGLTQKTPADLANEIARCHDMTDKPFGVNVTFLPTVNAPDYPAIIKTIIQGGVKIVETAGNNPSQVLPYLQDAGIKVVHKCTSVRHALKAQSIGCDAASVDGFECGGHPGEDDVPNMILLPRAADELEIPFVASGGQADGRSLVASLAMGADGMNMGTRFIATKEAPVHENVKQAIVNASELETRLVMRPLRNTERVLNNAAVESLLEKEKRLGDQLKFEDIIDEVAGVYPRIMMEGDMDAGAWSCGMVAGLINDIPTVQELMDRIIAEAESIIESRLGGMVGSAV; from the coding sequence ATCGAGCACCCCATCATTCAGGGCGGCATGCACTACGTTGGCTTTGCCGAGCTGGCGGCGGCGGTCAGCAACGCGGGCGGTCTGGGCATCATCACTGGCCTGACCCAAAAAACGCCCGCAGACCTGGCCAACGAAATCGCGCGCTGTCACGACATGACGGACAAGCCCTTCGGAGTAAACGTGACGTTCCTCCCGACCGTGAACGCACCGGATTACCCGGCCATCATCAAGACCATCATTCAGGGTGGCGTCAAAATCGTAGAGACCGCGGGCAACAACCCTTCCCAGGTCCTGCCATACCTGCAGGACGCCGGCATCAAGGTGGTGCATAAATGCACGTCGGTGCGCCACGCGCTCAAAGCCCAGTCGATCGGCTGTGATGCCGCCAGCGTTGACGGCTTCGAGTGTGGCGGGCATCCGGGGGAGGACGATGTACCCAATATGATCCTGCTGCCTCGCGCAGCCGACGAGCTGGAAATCCCTTTTGTGGCGTCCGGCGGCCAGGCGGACGGCCGTTCGCTGGTTGCGTCTCTGGCCATGGGGGCGGACGGCATGAACATGGGCACGCGCTTCATCGCCACCAAGGAAGCGCCGGTCCACGAGAACGTCAAACAGGCCATCGTGAACGCCTCCGAGCTGGAGACGCGGCTGGTGATGCGGCCGCTGCGCAACACGGAAAGGGTGCTGAACAACGCAGCCGTGGAAAGCCTGCTAGAAAAGGAGAAGCGGCTTGGCGACCAGCTGAAGTTCGAGGACATCATCGATGAGGTTGCCGGCGTTTATCCTCGGATCATGATGGAGGGTGATATGGATGCGGGCGCCTGGTCGTGCGGCATGGTCGCGGGGTTGATTAACGATATCCCAACCGTCCAGGAGCTGATGGACCGGATCATAGCCGAGGCCGAAAGCATTATCGAATCGCGTCTGGGTGGCATGGTGGGCTCGGCGGTTTGA